From Acanthopagrus latus isolate v.2019 chromosome 22, fAcaLat1.1, whole genome shotgun sequence, the proteins below share one genomic window:
- the jdp2b gene encoding jun dimerization protein 2, which translates to MMPGQIPDPSLAAGSLPSLGPLAGISATTLTDQLKLADFRQLGTMLSPLHFLGRLGKRPLAIKTEMDEDEERRKRRREKNKVAAARCRNKKKERTDFLQRESERLEMVNSDLKAQIEELRLERQQLMVMLNLHRPTCIVRTDSVKTPESEANPLLEQLSTDAK; encoded by the exons ATGATGCCGGGACAGATCCCTGACCCTTCGCTGGCGGCGGGCTCCCTGCCCAGTCTGGGCCCGCTGGCGGGCATCTCGGCCACCACACTCACTGATCAACTCAAGCTGGCTGACTTCCGCCAGCTGGGCACCATGTTGTCCCCGCTGCATTTCCTGGGGAGGCTGGGGAAGAGGCCGCTTGCCATCAAGACAGAG ATGGATGAAGACGAAGAAAGGAGGAAACGGAGACGAGAGAAAAATAAGGTAGCGGCAGCACGATGCCGAAACAAAAAGAAGGAACGGACTGACTTCCTTCAAAGG GAATCGGAGCGTCTGGAGATGGTGAACTCAGACCTGAAGGCCCAGATCGAGGAGCTCCGTCTGGAGAGGCAGCAGCTAATGGTGATGCTCAATCTCCACCGGCCCACCTGCATCGTGAGGACCGACAGTGTCAAAACACCGGAGAGCGAGGCCAACCCCTTGCTGGAGCAGCTGTCCACCGACGCCAAGTGA